CGGCAACAAGATGAGTAAGAGCAAGGGAAATGTCATCGACCCTGACGAACAAGTAGAGCGAGTCGGTGCAGACACGGTAAAGATGTATCTCGCTTTTATGGGGCCATATGGGGAGACCGCGAACTACCCGTGGGACATGGGCGGCATTGCTGGTCTCCGCCGCTTCCTCGAGCGTGTATACGGACTAAGCGAACACATTACTGAAAATGAACCGGCCGCGATCACCTCATTGCTTCACAAGACAATCAAAAAAGTCGATGACGACATCAAGAACTTCAAGTTCAACACTGCCATCAGCGCTATGATGATCTTGGTCAACGACATCGAGAAGCAGGGGATTGGAAAAGAATCGTACGAGCTGTTCCTTCGTATGCTGGCGCCGTTTGCACCGCATGTAACCGAAGAGCTCTGGCAGGCGGCTGGAAATTCGTCGAGTATTCACTCGACTGAATTTCCAGCCTTCGACCCCGACCTCGCCAAAGACAAGGAGGTTACCATCGGGGTGCAGATCAATGGTAAGGTCCGCGGCGATATCACCGTTTCACCAGAGGCGACCGAGGTAGAAGTGATGGCAACAGTCGCTGAAAACCATTCACTCCAGGCACGTATCAAAGACGCACAGATCCGCAAGATCATCTACGTTCCTGGCCGCATATTGAACCTTGTGGTTTCTGAGTAGTGTGGTACACTCAGGGTGTTGACCAATTTGAACGGACATGTTATAAATTCGACCACGCATTGAAGACTGAGCAAACAAAACCCAATTTTCCGAATTAATATTATGATTTCATTTAAACCAAAACAGATTACAAAAGCCCTTTTGGAGGTATTGCCTGAACGAGCACGTGACGTGCTTGAGAAGCGCTACGGCCTTGGAAAGGACGGTGATACATTCACCCTCGAAGCGATCGGACAGTCGTACGGAATCACCCGTGAACGCGTTCGCCAGATCGAAAACTACGGCATTCAGTCTATTCAAAAGTCTGAGGTCTATAAGAAGCACTACGAGCTCTTCATTGAGCTCCAGAAGCTGATCGATCAGCTTGGTGGTGGTCTCATTGCAGAGCAGGTCTTGCTCGACGAACTGTCTAGCGACGCTGCCACTCGCAACCACTTGTACTTCCTCCTTGTCGTCGGAGATCCGTTCTACAAGAGCAAGGAAAACCCAAACTACACACACCGGTGGTACACCGAGCGTAAAGTAGCTGATGTGGTTGAAAAGGCTCTTCAGAATGTCTACAAGAGCCTCAATCGAGACGAACTTGTCTCTGAACATGAAATCATCAATCGTTTCCGTGCTGAGCTTGCTGATGTAGCAGATGCTCACAACGAAGACGTGCTCAAGCGTTGGCTCCAGATCTCAAAGCAGATCAGCAGCAACCCACTCGGCGACTGGGGTCCAGCTGACAGTCCAAATGTTCGCGTTAAGGGTATTCGCGACTACGCCTATCTCGCCGTGAAGCGCCATGGTTCACCAATGCACTTCCGTGAGGTAGCCTCAGCTATTAATGAACTCTTTGGGCACAAGGCACACGTTGCTACCACCCATAACGAGCTCATCAAGGATTCTCGTTTTGTCCTCGTTGGTCGCGGTCTCTACGCACTCACTGAGTGGGGATACACCGCCGGAGTCGTTAAGGACGTACTCCGCGAGATCCTCGCTACCGAAGGTCCACTCTCTCGAGAGGAGATCATCGATAAGGTCCGCAAGGAACGTTACGTGAAAGACAATACTATTCTCGTAAACCTCCAGGACACCAACCTCTTCAAGAAATTGGCAAACGGTACCTACGCACTTGCTGAGTAAGCACCACGTCACAAACGGCCGGCTGGGCATTAGCCCAGCCGGCCGTTTGTTATGGTGTACAATACTGATACATGGGAGGAATCATCAAAACGATATTCGGTGCCATCATGATACCGCTCTTTTTGTTTTTAGCGCTCAGCTTCATGTTCTTTGTCGTGTCCATGACCGGCACAGACCTTGAACCGATTCTCAGTATCATCGTTGCCACCAGCCCAATCTGGCTCCCGTACACACTTTTCTACATTACCTTCGAAATGTGGATGTGGTCTGTCGGTGAGAAATTCAAATACCAAAATGGACGGAGCACCCTCCGCATCAAACTCCCACAGGAAGTACTCAAATCTCCAGAAGCGATGGAAAGTGTTCTTACCCAGGTACACAACGTCAACAGTCCGGATAACTACATGCAAACATACCTGGACGGCAAGCGACCACTCACACTCAGTCTTGAACTTGTATCGATCGGTGGTGATGTACGCTTTTACATCAACTGCCCGACCAAGAAGATCAAGAATGCGCTTGAAGCACAGCTCTATGCACAGTATCCAGGAATTGAAGTCACCGAAGAATTGGTCGACTACGCAGCTGAGGTGGTATGGGATAAAGACAAGTGGGAACTGATCTCTTTCCACATCCTCAAGAAGAGCAAGACCAGAGATGATGATGTCTTTCCGATCAAAACATATATCGATTACGGTCTCGATAAGCAACCAAAGGAGGAGCTCAAGTTTGAACCAATGGCACCGATCCTCGAACACCTGGGGAGCGCCAAGCCACATGAGCGTGTCTGGATCCAGATACTCTGTACACCACACGCAAAGAAAACTCTTAAAACAGGTAGTTTAAGCAAGCAAGATACCTGGGAAAAAAGCGCGGCTAAGAAGATCAATGAAATGATGGGGCGCGATGACAAGCGCATGAGTGTCGCTGGTGAAGAAACTGACACGCGCCCAATGCTCACTATGGGTGAGCGAGATGTGATCGCATCGATCGAGCGAAATACCAGCAAGTACGCGTATTCGGTGGGCATTCGTGCCATGTACATCACTCAAACAGGCAAATTCAATCCTGACATGATAAGTCCGATGCTTCGTGGTTTCGGACAATTCGACATGATCGGACGAGCCAACCTTGGTCCAATGTGGCGCACAGACTTCGACTACAATTTCTTCCAAGATTTCACTGGGCAGCGCAAGATCCGCATGAAGCGCAATGAACTCGAGTACTACAAGGCGCGCTACTATACCGAAGGTGACAAAAAGAACCTGGTTGACCGTGAGCGCATTATGTCGGTAGAGGAGCTGGCAACCATTTACCATATCCCTGGAACCTCAGTTATCACCCCAGGTGTTGGGCGAGTCGAAAATACTCGCCGCGAAGCACCAGCCAATCTACCGATCGGCGAGTTGCCAACTTAGCTATGTCAGAAGAACGAGTCAACTTTCACCCGAACACTATGGAACCAAGTTCAGCCAAGATTCGTCGGGTGCACTGGATATTTAAGCTCCTGGCCATGATTGTCATCCTCGGTGCATGTACACTTGGCGTTCTATACTGGTATCTCAATAGGCTAAACCAGCCACCAGTACTATTTCCTATTGATCAAGCGGTGACCATTGAACAAGGCATGAATGTTAATGCGATCACTGAGATGCTTGCAGAAAAGCATATTGTTCAATCTAAGGCCTTACTGTACTACATCATACTGCTCTTCCATGATCCTACAGACATTAAGGCAAGCACGTATGTGTTTGAACACCCACTTACAACGGGCGAAATTGCACTACAACTCACGCAGGGTGACTTCGATACAGATCTTGTACGCTTCACACACATAGAAGGTGAACGAGCAACAATGATCGCAGCCCGTGCTGCTGATGTACTACCGAATTTTAATCCCTCTAATTTCATTGCCGAAGCTGAGCCTCTGGAAGGTAGGTTGTATCCTGACACTTATTTTATTCCAGCAGATTACACCGATAAGCAACTTCTAACACTTTTGTTGGAGACCTTCGACGAAAAAACTGCGCCTCTTGAAGCGCAAGTCGCGTCATCCTCACTTTCTTTTGACGAAATTCTAGTCCTTGCCTCCATTATTGAACGTGAAGCAAACACCCCAGAATCTATGCGCCTGGTGTCGAGTGTACTGCAGAACCGCCTGGAAATAGACATGGCCCTACAAACAGACGCTTCCATAGAATACATCCTCGACAAACCACTTTCTGAACTTACTCCTGAAGATCTAGAAATTAACTCCTTATACAACACTTACCTCTATCCTGGGTTACCTCCAACACCAATTGGCAATCCTGGCCTTGATGCGATCATGGCCGTTCTCGAACCAGCAGAGAGTGAATATTTCTACTACATCACAGATAACGAAGGAGTGTTCCATTTTTCTGAGACATACAACCAACATTTGCGAAATATCGACCTCTATCTCAAATGATCAAAAAGGCGCCCTTCGGGCGCCTTTGGCTACTTTTACTCTGCCGGTGCTTCTTCTGCTTCCTTGAGGTACTTTTCGATATAGTACTCGCAGACAGTTCGAAACACATTTTCCTTCCTGAGTGCACTATCGCCTTTCCCAAGATTCGTGATCGGCGTAACACCACTACAGATCTTCTCGTCCCAGTCCATGAGCTCGACGAGCTTGACTCCTTTGAGAATTCTCTCAAGCTCCATGAAGTCCATTGACTGAAGTCGCCACAGACGATTCCAGAACTGGAGAAATTGTCCGTCAGTCAGACTGTTTGACCTCTCGAGCACATCGAGAGCTGTCAACATGCCTTGCATCAGCGCGGCGCGAATGATCGGCGAGCTCTGTGCTTGTACGAACAAAAGTTTACTGATCGGTTTCAATACGCACCTCCTAGAGTGCAGTGGGAAAACTAGCTGTAAGTATGAATACAATATTTTTACTTGTGAGTCAACATGTGCTAGTCTGGGCGGATGCAACAGAAGGAAACCGTGTTTGTCGGACTTTCGGGAGGAGTTGATTCGTCGGTAGCGGCCGCGCGCCTTTTGGCGCGCGGCTACGAGGTAGTCGGCGTCTTCATCAAAGTCTGGCATCCTGATTTCATGGTCTGCAATTGGGAACAAGAACGACTCGACGCTATGCGCGTTGCTGCACATCTTGGTATTCCTTTTCTCACCTGTGATGCCGAAGCGGCGTATCGTGACGAAGTAGCTCAATATTTTATTGAAGAATACCGAGCCGGACGCACGCCAAACCCCGATGTAATGTGCAACCAGCACGTTAAGTTTGGCGCATTCTTACGCTTTGCAAAAGAAAAAGGTGCCACCTACATTGCCACTGGGCACTACGCACAACGCGTAGATGGTGAGCGCGGCCCCGAGCTACATCGTGGAGTAGATAGCGGTAAAGATCAAACATACTTCCTCTGGAGCCTCGGAGATGAGCAGCTCGGGGCCGCGCTTTTCCCAGTCGGTGACACACCAAAAGAGCAAATTCGCAAAGAAGCTGAGCAGCTCGGCATACCAGTTGCAGACAAGAAAGACAGCCAGGGCATCTGTTTTCTTGGCCACGTCGATATTCCAGAGTTCCTCTCGCACTACATCGATCTTGAACCTGGCAATGTTTTGAGTGAACAAGGTGAGGCGATCGGAACACACAAAGGCGCGCTGGTGTACACTCTTGGCCAGCGACACGGCTTTACTTTAAACACACATGACACAAGCCGCCACGCGATGTTTGTGACCAGTCGAGATATTGAAAATAACACCATTACCGTAGGGGAGGCGCGGCCTTCGGCCGCGCCTCATGGCACCATCACCCTCACCAACACCACCCTTCGCTCACCCCTTTCACCAGGCAATCAGATCGAAGCGCAGTTCCGTTACCGCCAAACCCCATTTAAAATTGAGATAATCAGTGTAGGCGAGAACGAACTAGCACTTAAAACTCTTGAATCAACCGAGCAACCAGCAGCGGGTCAATCTTGTGTCTTATACGAAGGTCAACACTGCCTTGGCGGTGGTACAGTACTGTAACTATTGATTTTCTGTAATTTTATGTTATAGTAATCGTGTACAGTACACCACACTAGGAGACAACTAATGTCACAAGCTGCAATCAAGTATAGCGTCGCCACCAGCGAACAGATCCAGCAGATTCTCAAGCTCAGCGAGGGAGCTGTCCTGAAGGTCATCAACGACGAGATCGAGTTGACCGAGGAGGAGGCTCAGATGCTCCTCCAGCATGGCGAAAGCTTCGCTCGTGCCATGCAGGAAGAAGCAAGGCACATGATCCGCAAACTGATCGGCGCGTAACGCAGTATCCAACGGCGACCCACAAGGGCCGCCGTTTTTAATTACACTGAGATGCTATGATAGTGGCATGTCAGTTCTCATCACTAAAGCCGATGGTACTACCGAGTATTTTAAGGTAGAAAAACTGCGCCGTTCACTTCGCCGTGCTGGTGCCAGTCCTGATGAGATAAACGAGATCATAGCTGATGTCGACAAGACACTTGTCGATGGCATCCGCACTCAAGAGATCTATCGTCACGCCTTTGATCTTCTCCGTCGCAGCAGGCCACCAGCCGCTGCTCGCTACTCACTCCGGCGCGCACTCTTTAGTCTCGGACCTACCGGCTTTCCATTTGAGTCATTCTTAGCTAGACTCTTTCAACAAGACGGTTACACCACCAAGACTGGCATTACTATTCAAGGCAAGTGCGCACCACACGAGATCGATGTCGCAGCCTATCGAGACGACCACAGTTTTGTGGGAGAAGCTAAATTCCACGCGAGGCCAGGAATCAAATCCGATCTGCAGGTTGCCATGTATTCCTACGCACGCCTGCTCGACCTCAAAAATGCGCAGGTCTGCCAAGATGACACCTGTGGCATCAAAGAATTCTGGCTCATTACCAACACTAAATTTACGACTACGGCTCAGAACTACGGTAACTGCGTTGGTCTCAAAATGTTGAGTTGGGATTATCCAAAGCACGGCAACCTACACGATCGTATCCAGGACACCGGGATCTACCCGATCACTGTCCTACAAAACCTCAATGCTGCTCAAGCTGAAATGCTTATCTCACGCGACATCATTCTTTGTCGGGAACTGATCCAAAATGAGCACATTTTAAGACATTTGCACCTCTCAAAACGTAAACATGAGGCGCTAATACAAGAAGCAAAAGATGTGATGGACGGTCGTGCATAAGCTTCATTTCTCATATTCTGTCAATGTTTCGGGCTGTTTTGCCTATGATATACTCACTGCATTACTTAATTCAGCAAATCATTTACTTTTTGTATGGCAGAAGAAACACAGCAAGACGGACAGAAGACCCTCGTGGCATTTGTCGTCGGTCTCCTTATTGGTGGAATGTTGGTTTGGGCGTTTTCTGGCCCAGACGCAAGCGCACCTGCAACTGACAATACAGGCAGCGACACCGAAGAGACAACTCGCACAGAAGACACTGAAAAGACACCAGAGACCACAAACAATACCGGGAACACAGCGGCTCCGGTAGTGGAAACACCAGTACTTGAAGTTGGTAACGGTGCAGTCAGCGTACCTGACCAGCCAGCTAGTGCTTCTGTTACGCTTGAGAGCGCTACCTACCCAGTAAGTGAAGGATGGATCGGTGTACGTGAGTACAACAATGACCAGCTCGGATACATCCTTGGTGTTGTTCGCTTCAGCGAATCACAAGGCCTTGTACCAGAAGAAATTACGCTTCAGCGATCAACCACCGCTGGTAACCGCTACGCGGTCGTGATCTTCACTGAAGACGGAGACTTCGACTTCAGCCTCGCGGGCGATGTACAGATCGACCAGATCTTCGACACCTTCATCGCACAGTAATTGCTGAAATGCCCTCAGGCACGAAAAAACCGGACATCCGTCCGGTTTTTTCGCGCCAGCTTCTCACAATGGTATACTTCCACCATGGCCGAATATACATACAAATACAACCCGAACCGCAACGCCAAATGGAACTATGGTGGCGAAAACTGGAAACTCTCACGCAGTAAGATCGACTTTTTCTACGAATGTCCACGCTGTTTTTATCTCGATAATGTCCTCGGTACCAAACGACCCGGCTTCCCGAGCTTTAATCTCAACATCGCAGTGGATGAACTCTTTAAAAAAGAGTTCGACGTCCACCGCGCCGCCGGCACCAAACACCCGATCTGCGAAAAATACAAAGTAAACGCAGTGCCATTTCAGCATGCCAAAATGGATGAGTGGCGGGATCCGTTTGTCGGTATTATGCATACCCACGAATCTACCGGACTAGTAGTAAGCGGGGGAGTCGACGATATTTGGATCACTCCTGAAGGCAAGTTGATCATCGTTGACTACAAGTCAACTTCAAAGGAAGGCACAATCGACAAGCTCGGCGACAGCCCATGGGAACAGCAGTACACGAGGCAGCTAGGCGTGTATCGTTGGCTTCTTGAAAAGAACGGCTTCAAGGTGGAAGACACCGGCTATCTGGTGTATGCCAATGCCAGCAAGGACGAGGCAGGCTTTGACGACAAACTTGTCTTCGAAACCACCCTGGTCCCGGTAGAAACCAGCGTCAAATGGATCGAACCAGCTCTCGAGAAGATCAAAGCCTGCCTTGAACAAAAGAACCTCCCACCAAAAGGCGACTCCTGTGAATTCTGCCCATATAGAGAGGCGGCTGGGAAGAAGTTGCAGGCAGTGCATTTCGCAAACAAGTAAACATGATCGACTTCACTGAACGGGTACGAGCAGTAGTTAAAGCCATTCCTGTAGGCAAGGTAATGACCTACGCCGAAGTCGCAGCGGTAGCGGGAAATCCCAAAGCCGCCCGGGCGGTCGCCAATATCATGGCGAGGAATTTTGATCCAGAGATACCGTGTCACCGCGTGATACGCTCTGACGGACGCCCGGGCGGTTATAATCGAGGCGGTGAGAAAGTAAAGCAAGCATTACTCGAAGAAGAGAGAGCGTCTAGCAATTTCCGGCAGGAAAAGGCCGGAAATTGAGACGTAAATTCGTAATAGTCGGCTTCGCCTCGTTTACTCATTTAAACCGAGGTGGTGAAGAAGCCAAGCGAAAACTCTTGGAGAAAGAAGGGGTCGTGCTATAGAATAGTCCTATATGCAGTCTTCATACAAGAAAGACCGAGTCGAGATGATGATCACGAATCTCAAAAGTGAGTACGATCGACTCAACCACTCAAAAATGCGCGCACAGCGCGACGAACAGTTCGAGATCGAGCGTATTCGTCGTGAGTTTGCACAAAAGATCAAAGCTATGGAACAACGCCAAGACATGATCCAAAACGAACTCCGCCAGAAAGAACAGGAACTGAAGCATATCGAATTGCGCGAGCGAGAAACCGCGACCACCGCAGTCTCACCAGGACAAGCAGCCAAGGAGCGCCGTTTACATCCACATCTATAACCCTTTGCTTATGTATACGTACAAGATCGAACAAGCCATCAAAGCCGCTGCACTCCTGCATCAGGATCAGCTGCGGAAAGGTGACATTGGTCTGCCGTATATTACACACCTCATGGCGGTCATGATGATCCTTCGCGACTACACCACCGACGAAGACACACTGGTCGCAGCCCTACTGCACGACACGCTTGAAGATACTGACTACACGATTGAAGAGCTGCAGGAAGATTTCGGAAAGACAGTGGCGCAATATGTAGAAACCGTGACAGAGCAGCGCAATGAAAGCAGCGGTAAACTCGAGTGGGCAGAGATCAAAAAAGCATACGCCAAACAGCTCAAGAAAGGTCCTGAGCAAGCAGTCATGATCGCCGCGGCAGACAAGATCCACAACCTCCGTTCCATGGTCGAAGACTACTACGATAATCACGACGGTTTCCTGCGTGAATTTGGCACAAATCTTGACTCCCGCCTCGAGGCTTATCAAAGTATCGCCAATGCTATCAATAGTCGCATCTCTGATGGTATAGTGCATGAGTTCAACAACACATTTTCAGCCTATAAAGAATTCCTTCTCGATGTCCAAGAAAGTCTCAACTAAGCCACGAACCATTTCTGGTTATCTCTATGAAAAAACGGTTGGTGATATTGAAGTATATAAATTGAAGAGCAATGACCTGCGCGTGCTGTATTTGCACCGACCAGACACCGGCACGGTCACAAACAACCTAACCTACCTGGTCGGTGCGCGTGACGAAGTACGAGGTGAAACCGGGCTCGCACACATGCTCGAGCATATGTTGTTTAAGCCGACCAAATACGACAACCAGCATCGCATCAAGGAAGGATCCGCGATGCATTTTGAGCGGGTCACAGGTGCTATTTTGAATGCTAACACCTGGAAAGACCGCACCACGTACTACTTCAGCGCCCCGACCGCACTCTTTGACGAGATGTTGCGCATCGAGGCTGACCGAATTGAAAATGTTGTGCTGACCGATGACGTATTTAAGCCAGAGCAGGGCAATGTGCTAAGTGAGTACGACATGTACAACGGGGACCCACACTTCGCGCTTGCCGAGCAGATGTGTAGCACTGCATATCTTTCACATCCGTATGGCCACGAAACACTTGGCTACCGTGAAGATATCGAGGATTTCACCGCTGAAAAACTTGAGCGCTTTTATCGCAACTACTATCGTCCAGACAACGCAACGTTGATGGTGGTGGGTGATGTTGACCGAGTCACCGTACTCGAAGCTATCAAAAAACACTTTGCTGGCATCAAAAATCCAAACACCCCGATACCACGTCACACAATCCGCGAACCAAAACAAGAAGGAACTCGACGGATCACAATTGAGCGACCCTCGACCACCAACATCGTCTCGATCGGCTTCAAGCACCCCGGCTTTCCAAGCAAGGAGTGGTTCACTACTCAGGTGATGCTCGATGTGCTAGCAGGTGGTCCTGAAAGCATCCTTCACAAGCTGCTTGTCGACACCGGCCGAGCAGCAAGCGCAGACACCATGTGTGAACCTACCTCAGAAGAAAACCTAGGCACTCTCAGTATTACGCTTTCACCTACGGAGTCACACGCAACCATTGAAGCAGATGTACTAGCTGCGATAGAGAAGATCAGTCAGAAAGATATCACAGCGCTCGTCACCAAAGCCAAGGCCAACATGATCACCGACGAGCTCTTTGGGCGCACTGACTCACTAAAGATCGTAAATGAGCTCACCGAATACGTTGCTGCTCGTGATCTCGAGGCCTACACCAAAACTGCCGAGATCCTTGCGTCGATCACCCCAAAAGACGTCTTTGCGCGCTTAAAAGCATCCTTTATCAACACCAATCTAACCATTGGCTACTTTATTGGCAAGCAGTAATCGTATGCACTATCACATTGACCGACAAGAAGCATTTTCGCTCGGCTCTATCGAAGCTACCGATGAAGGTGTTGTGCTCGCGCATCTGAGCGTAGACACTCACACTGACAACAGTGTACTTGAGCAAGCATTACACTACATGTATCCTGATGCACTTCTTTCTGGTGCTGGTTCGTACTCTCGGGAAAAATTCCTACACGAAGTAAACATGCTCGGAGCAAGCATCAATACAAGTATCTCAAACGGCATACTACAGATCACCCTCCGCAGCACTAGCGTCGTATTCCCAAAGCTTCTGAAGCTAGTCGAAGTCATGCTCACTAAGCCGACTTTTGCCACTAGCGAGCTAGCCCGTATCCGCACCACTACCGCCAATGAGCTGCATATAAAACAAGAAAATAGTAGCGCTCTTGCCCATGAAGCAATGCGTAATGCAATGTATAGCACAACGGACCGCCGCTTCAGTGCGTCACCACAAGTTCTTACGAGCACCCTTCAAAAAGTCACTCAGAAGGATCTGCAGCGATTCCATGAGTCAGTCTTGGCGGCAAGCTGGACCTGCAGCATCGCTGGAACTAAAGAAAATATCAGTGATCTCAGCAAACTCGTGCGCAAGCTCAAGAAGGGCGAAGCGACACTCATCACCAGCGCACACAAGCAGAAAGCCACGACCAATAAGGTCTTACTGACCAACATTCCGAGTCGCAGCAACATCGACTTTAGCATTGGCGTGCCAATTCCGATCACCATTCACCACCCAGACTATCTGCCGCTTATGTTTGGACTTGGTGTACTGTCCATCCCTGGCTTTGCTGGCCGCCTCATGAATACTGTGCGAGACAAGGAAGGACTCACGTACGGTATCTATGGGTATCTGGAGAGTTTTTCTGGTACAGAACAAGGCTACGCGAGAATCGTAACCTTCTTCAATCCGCCACAAACCATCCAAGGTATCACCTCAACCTTTCGTGAGATCAAGAAGATCTACGAGTCTGGCATCACGGCGGCAGAATTTGACCGCTTTCAGACCATCTTCACTACGAAGCAAAGCCTGCTCCAAGACTCACTCTTGCGCCAGCTCGCTGACTTACATAGCTACAATGTGCATGGCTTTACGGTAGACGAGATCGCTGCTCACAAAGCCAAACTCGCCAACATAACCCGAAAAGAGGTAAACGATGCGATCAAAAAGTATCTAGACCCAACCAGGTTCATTATCAGTGGTGCCGGACCAACTAAAGCCTCGGAGAAAGACTTGCGAAAATTCGTAAGTACCCTCACTAAAGGATAACCCAAACCTCGTCGGCAGCCACCCAGCACAACGCATTTTCCACTAAAATAGACTCAACCGAGCCTGCCTGAAACTCGATCCTGACATCGCCACTTTTGATACGAGTGATGTATTCAGCATGGCCGCGCATGATCTGCTCCATACCACGAACCGTAGGCAAAACCACACTTCGCAGTTCTTCATAGGTCTTAGTTTCGGTTGGACTAGTGATCACACAACGCATAAACACTATTTAGGTAACGCACCGATCATGTATAGCTCATCAAGCGACACATCATCGCAGGCGCCAGAAAGGATCTGCTCACAGCCAGTGAGCGTATCCTCTAGAGAAACCGAGACTCCTTTGTGACCACTGAAGTGCTCAGTCACGAAGAGTGGCTGAGTGAGGAAACGTTGCATGCGCTCGGCTCTTTTTGCCGCCAACTGATCGGCCTTTGGCAGTTCTTCAATACCTAAAATTGCAATGATGTGTGAGAGCTCTTCGTACTTTTGGTACAAAGCACGGATATCAGTCGCGATCTCATAGTGTCGCGCACCAACGATCTCTTCATCAAGCGCATGTGCACTCGAACGAAGCACATCAACTGCCGGATAGACGCCTTTCGCCGCAATGTCTCGCGAAAGTACGATCGAAGTATCAAGGTGGGAAAAGATCGCGGCAACGGCCGGGTCAGTGATGTCGTCAGCTGGGACGTACACCGTCTGCAGGGAAGTGATATGTCTACGGCCGTTGCCGCGAATTCGTTCCTGCAAGCGTGAGATCTCGTACTCAAGTGTCGCTTGATACCCAAGCTCTGATGGCACATGCCCGAGCATAGCGCCCACTTCCATTCCAGCCATGGCGTGACGGAAGATATTGTCAATAAAAAGAAAGACGTCTTTATCAAGCTCATCACGAATGTACTCTGCCACAGTCACCGCCGCGAGGCCAGCGCGCGCTCGGACACCTGGACTCTTGTCCATCTCGCCAAAATAGAGAGCGGTCTTCTCCATGATCTTAAGATCACGCAAAATAGTAATGAGATCGTTACCTTCACGAATGCGCTCACCAATACCCGCAAAGACCGCCGCTCCTTCATCCGAAAGCGCGCTGTTATGAATAAGCTCAGTAATCAGCACCGTCTTACCCACGCCCGCACCACCAAAGAGTCCCACCCGATCATTGAAGCGAAACGGGGTCAGTACATCAATGACTTTAATACCTGTCTCCAATATGCCGTATTCATTGGCTGACTCAACCCGACTCCAGGCAGCAGGCTGTGCATGCAGTGATCGACTTTCCCGTAGG
Above is a window of Candidatus Nomurabacteria bacterium DNA encoding:
- the mltG gene encoding endolytic transglycosylase MltG, coding for MSEERVNFHPNTMEPSSAKIRRVHWIFKLLAMIVILGACTLGVLYWYLNRLNQPPVLFPIDQAVTIEQGMNVNAITEMLAEKHIVQSKALLYYIILLFHDPTDIKASTYVFEHPLTTGEIALQLTQGDFDTDLVRFTHIEGERATMIAARAADVLPNFNPSNFIAEAEPLEGRLYPDTYFIPADYTDKQLLTLLLETFDEKTAPLEAQVASSSLSFDEILVLASIIEREANTPESMRLVSSVLQNRLEIDMALQTDASIEYILDKPLSELTPEDLEINSLYNTYLYPGLPPTPIGNPGLDAIMAVLEPAESEYFYYITDNEGVFHFSETYNQHLRNIDLYLK
- the mnmA gene encoding tRNA 2-thiouridine(34) synthase MnmA yields the protein MQQKETVFVGLSGGVDSSVAAARLLARGYEVVGVFIKVWHPDFMVCNWEQERLDAMRVAAHLGIPFLTCDAEAAYRDEVAQYFIEEYRAGRTPNPDVMCNQHVKFGAFLRFAKEKGATYIATGHYAQRVDGERGPELHRGVDSGKDQTYFLWSLGDEQLGAALFPVGDTPKEQIRKEAEQLGIPVADKKDSQGICFLGHVDIPEFLSHYIDLEPGNVLSEQGEAIGTHKGALVYTLGQRHGFTLNTHDTSRHAMFVTSRDIENNTITVGEARPSAAPHGTITLTNTTLRSPLSPGNQIEAQFRYRQTPFKIEIISVGENELALKTLESTEQPAAGQSCVLYEGQHCLGGGTVL
- a CDS encoding ATPase, translating into MSVLITKADGTTEYFKVEKLRRSLRRAGASPDEINEIIADVDKTLVDGIRTQEIYRHAFDLLRRSRPPAAARYSLRRALFSLGPTGFPFESFLARLFQQDGYTTKTGITIQGKCAPHEIDVAAYRDDHSFVGEAKFHARPGIKSDLQVAMYSYARLLDLKNAQVCQDDTCGIKEFWLITNTKFTTTAQNYGNCVGLKMLSWDYPKHGNLHDRIQDTGIYPITVLQNLNAAQAEMLISRDIILCRELIQNEHILRHLHLSKRKHEALIQEAKDVMDGRA
- a CDS encoding PD-(D/E)XK nuclease family protein, yielding MAEYTYKYNPNRNAKWNYGGENWKLSRSKIDFFYECPRCFYLDNVLGTKRPGFPSFNLNIAVDELFKKEFDVHRAAGTKHPICEKYKVNAVPFQHAKMDEWRDPFVGIMHTHESTGLVVSGGVDDIWITPEGKLIIVDYKSTSKEGTIDKLGDSPWEQQYTRQLGVYRWLLEKNGFKVEDTGYLVYANASKDEAGFDDKLVFETTLVPVETSVKWIEPALEKIKACLEQKNLPPKGDSCEFCPYREAAGKKLQAVHFANK
- a CDS encoding MGMT family protein produces the protein MIDFTERVRAVVKAIPVGKVMTYAEVAAVAGNPKAARAVANIMARNFDPEIPCHRVIRSDGRPGGYNRGGEKVKQALLEEERASSNFRQEKAGN
- a CDS encoding bifunctional (p)ppGpp synthetase/guanosine-3',5'-bis(diphosphate) 3'-pyrophosphohydrolase, which codes for MYTYKIEQAIKAAALLHQDQLRKGDIGLPYITHLMAVMMILRDYTTDEDTLVAALLHDTLEDTDYTIEELQEDFGKTVAQYVETVTEQRNESSGKLEWAEIKKAYAKQLKKGPEQAVMIAAADKIHNLRSMVEDYYDNHDGFLREFGTNLDSRLEAYQSIANAINSRISDGIVHEFNNTFSAYKEFLLDVQESLN
- a CDS encoding insulinase family protein, with amino-acid sequence MSKKVSTKPRTISGYLYEKTVGDIEVYKLKSNDLRVLYLHRPDTGTVTNNLTYLVGARDEVRGETGLAHMLEHMLFKPTKYDNQHRIKEGSAMHFERVTGAILNANTWKDRTTYYFSAPTALFDEMLRIEADRIENVVLTDDVFKPEQGNVLSEYDMYNGDPHFALAEQMCSTAYLSHPYGHETLGYREDIEDFTAEKLERFYRNYYRPDNATLMVVGDVDRVTVLEAIKKHFAGIKNPNTPIPRHTIREPKQEGTRRITIERPSTTNIVSIGFKHPGFPSKEWFTTQVMLDVLAGGPESILHKLLVDTGRAASADTMCEPTSEENLGTLSITLSPTESHATIEADVLAAIEKISQKDITALVTKAKANMITDELFGRTDSLKIVNELTEYVAARDLEAYTKTAEILASITPKDVFARLKASFINTNLTIGYFIGKQ